Proteins from one Chroococcidiopsis sp. CCMEE 29 genomic window:
- a CDS encoding heme A synthase: MTESLLHRQTVAAVEQSQPKERIRRLVWKICIATLILMAIGSATRVMNAGLACPDWPLCYGKFVPTKQMNLQVFLEWFHRLDAALVGISTLALSFLSWWNRRSLPGWLPWAATFALGLIVFQGILGGLTVTELLRFDIVTAHLGTALLFFTTLLVIGTALTPYQGTGTAGKLPWLGLLAAVLVYLQSLLGALVGSRWALHQCFAGQELCGVMYSHIGGVVPPTLATLAVVFLSWRTPALHPALRQLANMAGGLLGLQVLVGVATFRLRLQVEPLSVAHQAVGAALLASLVAFTVLALRDRTNASSGSVHT; the protein is encoded by the coding sequence ATGACCGAATCGCTCTTGCATAGACAAACTGTAGCGGCTGTTGAGCAGTCCCAGCCAAAGGAAAGAATTCGGCGGCTGGTATGGAAGATCTGCATCGCTACCTTGATTTTGATGGCAATCGGCAGTGCCACCCGCGTGATGAATGCTGGTCTTGCTTGTCCTGACTGGCCTTTGTGCTATGGCAAATTTGTGCCAACCAAGCAGATGAATCTACAAGTTTTCCTGGAGTGGTTTCATCGCTTAGATGCGGCACTCGTTGGTATTAGTACGCTCGCCCTTAGTTTTCTTTCATGGTGGAATCGGCGATCGCTACCGGGTTGGCTTCCTTGGGCTGCTACTTTTGCCCTTGGTTTAATCGTTTTCCAAGGTATATTAGGTGGGCTGACTGTCACAGAACTGTTACGATTTGACATCGTTACCGCTCACTTGGGAACGGCACTTTTGTTTTTTACGACGCTGTTAGTTATTGGCACGGCACTAACGCCCTATCAAGGGACTGGAACTGCTGGAAAGTTACCTTGGTTGGGTTTACTAGCCGCTGTTTTGGTTTATCTGCAAAGTTTACTCGGTGCTTTGGTAGGTTCTCGCTGGGCGCTCCATCAGTGCTTTGCAGGTCAAGAGTTATGTGGCGTAATGTATAGCCATATCGGTGGTGTGGTTCCACCCACGCTGGCGACTTTGGCGGTGGTATTTCTCTCCTGGCGGACACCAGCACTGCATCCAGCTCTCCGGCAACTAGCAAATATGGCTGGTGGGTTGTTGGGTTTGCAAGTTTTGGTGGGTGTTGCGACTTTCCGGTTACGCCTCCAAGTCGAGCCGTTGAGTGTGGCTCACCAAGCTGTGGGAGCAGCTTTACTTGCCTCGTTGGTTGCTTTTACTGTTTTGGCACTGCGCGATCGCACGAATGCTTCAAGCGGCTCGGTTCATACTTAA